A region of the Massilia sp. erpn genome:
GAACTGGAGCAGATATTGAGCATGCTGGCGGCGCCCGCCGTGGTGCTGTTGCTGGTATGGAATCCGATCCTGCACCCGCTGGGATTGGCCTCCGGTGAATGGGTGATGGCGCCGAACGGCGCCATCACCCTGCTCATCATCGCCCTCTACTCTGCCCTCGCCTACGGCCTAGCGCGCCTGTTGTGCGGCCCTCCGCCGCGCTAGCCTCAATCATGCGGCGCAAGCCGTATTCCAACTGACGGTCTAGGCAACGTTTCTTTTTCAGGGGGCCTTGCCCACCCATCGCCTGCGCAAAAAGCCGCGCATTAAATTTCTTGCAATTGTCGAATTATTGCAATATGCTTGATTACTCAAGCATACAACAACCATTTGAAAGGAAACCCAATCATGAATACCCACCAGCAAGCCGCTCACCTGGTCTTCGGCCCCACTGCCGCAGGGAAGTCCACCTTTGCCCGCAAACTGGCGGCGGAGACCAATGGCGTTCGATTTGCCATCGATGAATGGATGCTCGCAATGTTCGGCAGCGATGCGCCGAAAACAATGGATATGGCGTGGGTCATGCCGCGCGTAGCCCGGTGCCAGACCCAGATCTGGTCGGTTGCAGAGCAAATCCTTGGCACGGGAACCGATGTCGTTCTGGAACTTGGCTTGCTCCGCAAAAGTGACCGGTCCGCCATCAAGGCCAAGGTGGAGCAAGCGGGCTATACGGCCGTTTTTCATTTTGTTGATGCCGATTTGGAAACACGCAGAGAGCGCGTGCTGCGCAGAAACGCCGAAAAAGGAGCAACCTATTCGTTCGAGGTCACGCCCGTGATGTTCGAAGCAATGGAGTCCTACTTTGAACGGCCCGCTGACGGCGAACTTTCCGGCTTTGTGGCGCGCTGACACTATCCGCTTTCCCCTCCTGGATTGACATCCGGACATCAGGCCGATGTCCGGACCTCGGGATGCGCCAGATGAGTCCTGGTCTGTCGGCCCAAGGCGGCGATCGCCGTTAAGGGCTGCGCAGCCTGCGGCGCTAGGGTATAATCCAAGGTTTGATTTCACCATAGAAGACTAGAAGATCATGGAAGCTGAACGCATCAATTCCCTCTCCGCCCTGCTCGCCGATCTGACGACGCGCGAAGCCGAACTTCGGAGGTATCTTTGACTTCGATAAGAAGTCGGAGAAACTCGAACAACTGAACGCCGAGCTGGAAGACCCGGCGGTCTGGAACGACCCTAAACGCGCCCAGGACATGGGCCGCGAAAAGAAAGCGCTGGAAGGCGTGGTCATGACCCTGATCAAGGCCGATAACGACCTGCGCGACATGAACGACCTGTTCGCCATGGCCAAGGAAGAAGGCGACGGCGATACGCTGGAGTCGGTCGCGGGCGATGTGTCCGAAATCCAGAAAGTCATCGAATTGATGGAATTCCGCCGGATGTTCAACAATCCGATGGACCCGAACAACTGCTTCATCGACATCCAGGCCGGCGCCGGCGGCACCGAAGCCCAAGACTGGGCCTCCATGCTGCTGCGCCAATACGTGCGCTATTGCGAACGCAAGGGCTTCAAGGTCGAGATCATGGAACAGTCGGACGGCGAGGTGGCCGGCATCAAGACCGCGACCCTGAAAATCGAGGGCGAATACGCTTACGGCCATCTGCGCACCGAAACCGGCGTGCACCGCCTGGTGCGCAAGTCGCCGTTCGACAGCGCCAACGGCCGCCATACTTCGTTCACTTCGCTGTTCGTGTATCCGGAAGTGGATGATTCGATCGAGATCGAGATCAACCCGGCCGACCTGCGCATCGATACCTATCGCGCATCAGGCGCCGGCGGTCAGCACATTAACAAGACCGACTCCGCGGTCCGTCTGACCCACGGCCCATCGGGCATCGTGGTGCAGTGCCAGAACGACCGTTCCCAGCACCGTAACAAGGCCGAGGCGATGGAAATGCTGAAGGCCAAGCTGTTCGAGCAGGAACTGCGCAAGCGCATGAGCGAGCAGCAGAAACTGGAAGACTCCAAGACCGATGTGGGCTGGGGCCACCAGATCCGCTCCTACGTGCTGGACCAGTCGCGCATCAAGGATCTGCGTACCGGCTTCGAAACCGGCAATACCAAGAACGTGCTGGACGGCGATCTGGACGATTTCATCTCCGCCTCGCTGAAACAGGGCGTTTAAACGATGAACCAGACCGTACGCGCTTTCGTTTTCGATATGGACGGCACGATCGTCGACAATATGGCCTTCCACACCCAATCGTGGCTGGCCTTTTTCGCGCGCCGCGGCCGCGAAGTCGACGCCGATGAGTTTTTCCGCACCACCGCCGGCCGCCAAGGCGGGGAAATCATGCGCAGCTATCTGGGCGAGCACCTCAGCCACGAGGAAGTCGCCCTGCTCTCGCATGAGAAGGAAGAGCTGTACCGCGAGCTGTATGCGCCGCACCTGGCCACCGTGTCCGGTTTCGATGCGCTGATCGGCACCGCCCGCGCCGACGGCGTGAAACTGGCCGTGGCCAGCGCCGCGCCGCCGTCGAATATCGACTTCACGCTGGACGGTCTGGATCTGCGCCACCGCTTCGACACCGTGGTCTGCGCCGCCGACGTGGAACGCGGCAAGCCGCATCCCGATGGTTTCCTGCTGGCGGCCCAGCGCTGCGGCGCCGCGCCCGAGCACTGCATCGTGTTCGAAGACGCGCCGCTGGGCGTGGAAGCGGCGCGCCGCGCCGGCATGCGCGCGGTGGTGCTGACCACCACCCTGCCGGCCGAAGCCTTTGCGGAGTTCGACAATGTGATCTGCATTGCGCGCGACTTCAGCGAACTGAATATCGCCGAGCTGTTTGCCAGCAGCCCGGCCACCAACTAAATAACACCCCCTCAACACCAGACTAGATCATGACTACGGAAATCCAAGAACAGGCAGCAGGCCCGGACGACAACAAAATCATCGCCGAGCGCCGTGCCAAGCTGGCAGCCATCCGCGCCCAGGGCGTGGCCTTCCCGAACGACTTCGTGCCGCAGCATAAGGCCGCCGACCTGCACCTGCAATACGGCGAGAAGACGCGCGAAGAGCTGGAAGCCAATCCGGTGACCGTGGTCCTGGCTGGCCGCATGATGCTGAAGCGCGAAGCCGGCAAGAAAGCCGCTTTCGCCACCCTGCAGGATTCCTCCGGCGCCAAATGCGACGGCCGCATCCAGATCTACGCAACCATGGACCTGACCGGCGAAGCCGCGATGGAAGCGCTGCACCACTACGACCTGGGCGACATCCTGGGCGTGAGCGGCACCCTGTTCAAGACCAAGACCGACGAGCTGACCATCAAGGTTACGGAACTGCGCCTGATCACCAAGTCGCTGCGTCCGCTGCCGGACAAATTCCACGGCCTGGCAGACCAGGAGACCAAGTACCGCCAGCGCTACGTGGACCTGATCATGAACGAGGAAACCCGCCGCACCTTCAAGGCGCGTACCGCGGCCATGTCCTCGATCCGCCGCTTCATGGAAAAGAACGATTTCATGGAAGTGGAAACCCCGATGCTGCACCCGATTCCGGGCGGCGCGGCGGCCAAGCCTTTCATCACCCACCACAATGCGCTGGACATGCAGATGTACCTGCGCATCGCGCCTGAGCTGTACCTGAAGCGCCTGGTGGTGGGCGGCTTCGACCGCGTGTTCGAGATCAACCGCAACTTCCGCAACGAAGGCGTGTCGGTCCGTCACAACCCTGAATTCACGATGATGGAATTCTACGCGGCCTATACCGATTACAAATGGCTGATGGACTTCACCGAAGCCGTGATCCGTCAAGCTGCCGTCGACGCCCATGGCAGCGCCGTGCTGACCTACGGTGGCCGCGAGCTGGACCTGTCCAAGCCCTTCCACCGCCTGACCATCGTCGGCGCCATCAACAAGTACGCGCCGCACTACACCGAAGCGCAGCTGAACGATATGGGCTTCCTGAAGGCCGAGCTGCTGAAATTCGGCGTCAAGCCTTTCGCCACCGCCGGCCTGGGCGCGCTGCAACTGGCGCTGTTCGAGGAAACCGCGGAAGCCCAGCTGTGGGAACCGACCTATATCATCGACTACCCGGTTGAAGTGTCGCCGCTGGCGCGCGCCTCCGACACCCGTCCAGGCGTCACCGAGCGCTTCGAGCTGTTCATGGTGGGCCGCGAAATTGCCAACGGCTTCTCGGAGCTGAACGATGCGGAAGACCAGTCGGCCCGCTTCCTGTCCCAGGTTGAAGCCAAGGATGCCGGCGATGAAGAGGCGATGTACTACGACGCCGACTACATCCGCGCGCTGGAATACGGCATGCCGCCAGCCGGTGGTTGCGGCATCGGCATCGACCGCCTGATGATGCTGCTGACCGACTCGCCGAATATCCGCGACGTGTTGCTCTTCCCCCACCTGCGCCGCGAAGACTGATCCCGCAGCGCAGCAAGTGCAAAAAAGCCGCCCGGCCACCCGCCGCGCGGCTTTTTTCATGCCGTTTTGAGCCAGCTCAGCACATGGCGGAACAGGCCGGCCTGTCGCGCCTCAGCTCGCTTGACCCTGTCTGGGGGACGGCGCAAGATGAGCGCATGAATTCCAATAACCGCAATGAAATCGAGGTGGTGGAGACGCGGCTGGAAAGGCTGATCGCCGCGAATCACGCCGAGCTGAGCGAGCGCATGACGAGGCTCGAGGAGCGGCTCGCGTCTTCGATCGCCGAACTGAAGGCCTCCATCGCCGAACTGTCCCAGCGCGTCGCGGTATTGGAAACGGGCTTCGTGGAGTTGAAGGACAAATTCGGCAATCTCAAGATCACCATCATCGTTACCGGCCTCAGCGCAACGCTGACCATTATTCTCGGCGTGGGCGCGATCAATGTCTCGCTGCTGTCGGGCATGATCGGCGCGTTCGAGTCCGGCCGCGGCATGGGGTCGGAGGGGATGGAAATCCGCCACCAGCTGCAGGCGCTGCAACAGAATTCGTCCAGATCGCAACAGCAAATCGATACGATGCAGCTGCAACTGCGCGAAATGCAGGAACAGACGCGCACCACGCAGAAGCAAATGGAATCGATACAAAAGCAGACCGACAGCCTGCAACAGCAGACTGGCAGCCTACGCGACGAGATGCGCGAAGTGAAGCGGCTGATAGAACGCCGCAACGCGTCCGACCAGCCGCACTAAGAGGCTTACTGCACGATGCGGTAGCAAGGCGTATACGCCTTGCCAGCCAGCTTCATGCGGCTTTGCGCCACAAAGGATGCCAGCAGCGCATCCATCGGCCCCATGATCTCGGCATCGCCATGGATTTCGAAGTGGCCGTACTTTTCGATGGCGCGGATGCCCTCATCCTTCACATTGCCCGCCACCACGCCGGAGAACGCGCGCCGCAGCTGGGCCGCCAGCAGGTGGGTCGGCTGGTTCTTATGCAGGCTCAGGTTGCGCATATTCTCGTGCGTCGGCGTGAAGGGGCGCTGGAACTCCTCGTCGATCTTCAGCGCCCAATTGAAGTAATAGGCGTCGCTGCGCGCCTTGCGGAACTCGCGCACCAGCTTGATGCCCTCGACCATCTCCTTCGCCACCAGCTCGGGATCGTCGACGATGATCTTGTAGCGCTGCTGCGCCTTCTCGCCCAGCGTGCGCCCGATAAAGTCATTGATCTGCACGAAGTACTCGCGTGACGATTCCGGACCCGTGAAAATCAGCGGGAAAGGCAAGTCCTCGTTATCCGGATGCAGCAGGATGCCGAGGATATACAGGATTTCCTCCGCCGTGCCCGCGCCGCCCGGGAAGACCACGATGCCATGGCCCGTGCGCACAAAGGCTTCCAGCCGCTTTTCAATGTCCGGCATGATGACCAGATCGTTGACGATGGGATTGGGCGATTCGGCCGCGATAATGCCCGGCTCGGTGATGCCCAGATAGCGTCCAGCGCCAAAGCGCTGCTTGGCGTGGCCGATGGTGGCGCCCTTCATCGGCCCCTTCATCGCGCCCGGCCCGCAGCCGGTGCAGATATCCAGCGCGCGCAAGCCCATCTGATAACCCACCTCTTTCGAGTAGTTATATTCGGCACGGTTGATCGAGTGGCCGCCCCAGCATACCACCAGGTTAGGATTCAGTTGCGGCTGCAGCACATTGGCATTGCGCAGGATATGGAAAACAGCGTCGGTGATACCTTCCGAGCGCGCCAGGTCGAATTTGGGATTGTCCGTCACCTCATTGCTGACGAAAACGATGTCGCGCAGCACGGCAAACAGGTGCTCGTGGATGCCCTTGATCATCTTGCCATCCACAAAAGCAATGGCCGGCGCGCCCTTGATCTCCAGCTTGATGCCGCGTTCGCGCTGCATGATATTGATATCAAACGCAGTGAAGCGTTCCAGCAATTCCTTTCCATCGTCGATCGTGCTGCCGCAGTTCAGCACCGCCAGGGCGCAGTTGCGGAAGATGTTATACAGCCCGCCCTTGCCGGAGTCGAGCAGCTTATTTACTTCAGCCTTGGACAGTACTTCCAGCTTGCCTTCAGGCGAAATCAGGGTATCGACAACGTCATGTTCCATGGTGCGAATAATCCTTTTTTGTTGCGGGGCACAACAGCTGTGTCCACAGCACCAATATACGACATCTGAGGGTTTCGTGGTGGAATGTATATATTGCAAACCAGTTAATAAAAAGTTCACAATGCTGCAGGGCAGCATGTGAATTTGGTGACATTTCCAAACGGTGCATTACAATGGCGGCTTTTTTAGCAGGAGAAGCCGCATGAGCGGTGCAAGCAACCCTACCAAGGAAGTCGCAATCCCTGAGTTCAAGCAGATCATGGGTCACCCCAGTCCGCTCTGGATGTTGTTCATGGCGGAATTCTGGGAACGCTTCGCGTTCTACGGCATTCGCTGGGCGCTGGTGCTCTACATCGTGTCGCAGTTCTACGGCGGCGATGCGGCGGGCCAATCGGCGGCCAACCTGACTTACGGCTCCTACCTGGCGCTGGTGTATGCCGCCGCCTTGTTCGGCGGCTTCGTCGCCGACCGCGTGCTCGGCTACCAGCGTTCGATCCTGGTCGGCGCCAGCTTCATGGCGGCCGGCCTGTTCATGATCGCCCTGCCCGATCCGAACATCTTCAAGCTCGGCCTGGCCACCATCATCGTCGGCAACGGTATGTTCAAGCCGAACATTTCGACCATGGTCGGCAAGCTGTACGCCATCCATGACACCCGCCGCGACTCCGGCTTCACCATCTTCTACATGGGCATCAACGTCGGCGGCTTCCTGGCCCCGATCTTTACCCAGCTGCTGGCGCAAAAAGTCTTCGCCACCGGCGACACCCCTGCCTACAAGATCGTGTTCATCTCGGCCGGCATCGGCATGCTGATCAGCCTGTTCTGGTTCTACATCGGCCGCCGCGCGCTGAAAGGCATCGGCGAGCCCGCACCCGAAGCGCGCAGCCCGATGCGCATCGTCTACGTGGTGCTCGGCTCGCTGGCCGTGATCCCGGTCGTGTACTCGCTGCTGGCCCTGGGCGCCGACGCCCTGCAAGGCATCCTGACCGTGATGTTCGTGATCCTGGCCGTGATGCTGATCGTCGAAGGCGTGCGCAACGGCAAAGTGGCGCGTGACAAAGTGATCGCCATGATGCTGATCTTCGCCTTCAACATCCTGTTCTGGTGCTTCTTTGAACAGGCGGGCAGCTCCTTCACCTTCCTGGCCGAAAACATCGTCGACCGCAAGCTGGGCGACTTCGTCTTCCCGACCGCCTGGTTCCAAAGCGTGAACTCGATCGCCATCATCGCCTTCGCGCCGGTTGTGGCTACGGTCTGGGTGATGCTGGGCCGCCGCAATATGAACCCATCGATCCCGCGCAAATTCGGCCTGGGCCTGCTGGGTAACGGCCTGGCCTTCGGCCTGCTGATGTTCGCCCTGTCCTCGCTGGTGGACGACAGCGGCAAGGTGCCGTTCTGGACCCTGTTCATGGTCTACGTGATCCAGTCGATTGGCGAGCTGTGCCTGTCGCCGATCGGTCTGTCGATGGTAACCAAGCTGGCGCCGACGCGTCTGGTTGGCATGGGCATGGGCGGCTGGTTCCTGTCCACCGGCATCGGCAACAACCTGTCGGGCATGTTCGCCTCCCACGTCAGCGGCGAAAGCGGCATGTCGGTAGCGTCGGCCCTGTCCGGCTACACCTTCGGCTTCTACTCGCTGGTCGGTGGCGGCATCGTCCTGTTCCTGATCGCACCGCTGATCCAGAAACTGATGCACGGCGTGAAATAAGCGCAACGCACAGCGCAAACAGCAAGGGCAGCCTGCGGGCTGCCCTTTTTTTCATTGCTCAGTTCGTGTCCGATTGGGGTCTGACCCCGATCGGACATGGGCTCAGCTGTAGTTAGCGGATGGGGGGCTGGGCGGCGAGCCAGGCGGCGAGGCGGGCTTCGGCGCCGGGGGCGAGGTGCAGGCCGAGCTTGGAGCGGCGCCAGAGGATGTCGGCGGCGCTGATGGCCCATTCGTAGCGGCGCAGGTAGTTCACTTCGGCGGCGTAGAGGCCGGGCAGGATTTCTTCGCCCATATCGGCCATGGCGTGGCAGTCGGCCAGCACGGTGTGGATGCGGGTGCCGTAGGCGCGGGCGTAGCGCGCGACCAGGGCGGGGGCGAGCCAGGCATATTTGAGCTGGCTGGCGGCGATCCATTGACTGAATTCGCGCACGGAACGGTTTTGTGGTTCGGCCCCATACAGGTCGCCGCCGGGCAGGCAGACCTTGCCGGTCCAGCCGCGCTGGGGGCAACCCAGGCTGTGGCAGATCTTGTCGACCGCTTCTTCGGCCAGTTTGCGGAAGGTGGTGATCTTGCCGCCGAAGACGCTCAGCACGGGCGGGCCATTGCTATCGATTTCGAAGCGGTAATCGCGGGTGACGGCCTTGGCGTCGGCTGCCTCGTCTTCCACCAGCGGGCGCACGCCGGCATAGGTCCACACCACGTCGGCCGGCCGCACCGGTTCGTTGAAGTAGTGGCTGGCTACCTGGCACAGGTAGCCGATTTCGCTTTCGCCAATGGCAACCTGGCCTGGATCGCCTTCGTAAGTAACGTCGGTGGTACCGATCAGCGTGAAATCGCGTTCGTAGGGAATGGCAAAGACGATGCGGCCGTCGTTATGCTGGAAGATGTAGGCGTAATCGTGTTCGAAGATGCGGCGCACCACGATATGGCTGCCTTTGATCAGGCGCAGCTGGCCATCCATCGGCTTTTGCAGCACGTCCTGGACCAAGTGCGCGGCCCATGGACCGGCAGCATTCACCAGATAGCGCGCGTTGACGGTCTGCTCGCTGCCATCCTGCAGGCGCAGCCTCGCTTGCCAGCGATCACCGGCGCGGCGCGCGCCGAGGAAGGTGGTGCGCGTCATGATGCGCGCGCCCTTCTCGCAGGCATCACGGGCGTTCAGCACCACCAGGCGGGCGTCGTCCACCCAGCCGTCAGAGTATTCGAAGCCGCGCGTGAATTCGCGCTTGAGCGGGCGTCCGGCAACATGGCAGGAGAAGTTGATGCCGCGCGAGCCAGGCAGCAGCTCGCGCCGCGCCAGCGCGTCATACAGCATCAGGCCCGCGCGAATCAGCAGCGCAGGACGTTGGCCCCGCGCATGCGGCATCACAAAGCGCATCGGCCACATGATATGGGGCGCGCTGCGCAGCAGAACTTCGCGCTCGATCAGGGCTTTGCGCACCAGGCCGAATTCATAGTATTCGAGATAGCGCAGGCCGCCGTGTATCAGCTTGGTGGAAGCCGACGAAGTATGCGAGGCCAGGTCATCCTTCTCGCACAGGACGGCGCACAGCCCGCGCCCCGCCGCATCGCGCGCAATGCCCACACCGTTGATGCCGCCGCCTACGATCAATACATCGCAATCGATGTCCTGTTCCGCCGCCATACCTTCCCCAGCACTGTCAATACGTACAAGATACGCTAGATTGTATGCAAAAAGCAACTATCATCCCTGCGCCGCGTCCCATTCGCTCAGCATGACGCCCATGGCGCTCATTTCTTCCTCCAGCCACTCGCGCAGCCGGCGTATGCGCGGCGTGGCCTCCCTGCCGCGCGCCGTCAGGAAGCGGTAGCCCGAGGCGTAAGGCGCGCTGCGCGCTTGCAGCAGGCGCAGGACACCGTTCCGCACATCCTCATGGACCATGGCGAATGCCACCACCGCCACACCCTGGCCCGCCGCCGCAGCCTGCGCCAGCAGGCCGGAGTGGCTGAAGCTGCGGGCGAACTGCAGGCG
Encoded here:
- a CDS encoding peptide MFS transporter, whose translation is MSGASNPTKEVAIPEFKQIMGHPSPLWMLFMAEFWERFAFYGIRWALVLYIVSQFYGGDAAGQSAANLTYGSYLALVYAAALFGGFVADRVLGYQRSILVGASFMAAGLFMIALPDPNIFKLGLATIIVGNGMFKPNISTMVGKLYAIHDTRRDSGFTIFYMGINVGGFLAPIFTQLLAQKVFATGDTPAYKIVFISAGIGMLISLFWFYIGRRALKGIGEPAPEARSPMRIVYVVLGSLAVIPVVYSLLALGADALQGILTVMFVILAVMLIVEGVRNGKVARDKVIAMMLIFAFNILFWCFFEQAGSSFTFLAENIVDRKLGDFVFPTAWFQSVNSIAIIAFAPVVATVWVMLGRRNMNPSIPRKFGLGLLGNGLAFGLLMFALSSLVDDSGKVPFWTLFMVYVIQSIGELCLSPIGLSMVTKLAPTRLVGMGMGGWFLSTGIGNNLSGMFASHVSGESGMSVASALSGYTFGFYSLVGGGIVLFLIAPLIQKLMHGVK
- the glpD gene encoding glycerol-3-phosphate dehydrogenase, with protein sequence MAAEQDIDCDVLIVGGGINGVGIARDAAGRGLCAVLCEKDDLASHTSSASTKLIHGGLRYLEYYEFGLVRKALIEREVLLRSAPHIMWPMRFVMPHARGQRPALLIRAGLMLYDALARRELLPGSRGINFSCHVAGRPLKREFTRGFEYSDGWVDDARLVVLNARDACEKGARIMTRTTFLGARRAGDRWQARLRLQDGSEQTVNARYLVNAAGPWAAHLVQDVLQKPMDGQLRLIKGSHIVVRRIFEHDYAYIFQHNDGRIVFAIPYERDFTLIGTTDVTYEGDPGQVAIGESEIGYLCQVASHYFNEPVRPADVVWTYAGVRPLVEDEAADAKAVTRDYRFEIDSNGPPVLSVFGGKITTFRKLAEEAVDKICHSLGCPQRGWTGKVCLPGGDLYGAEPQNRSVREFSQWIAASQLKYAWLAPALVARYARAYGTRIHTVLADCHAMADMGEEILPGLYAAEVNYLRRYEWAISAADILWRRSKLGLHLAPGAEARLAAWLAAQPPIR
- the ppnN gene encoding nucleotide 5'-monophosphate nucleosidase PpnN, with amino-acid sequence MEHDVVDTLISPEGKLEVLSKAEVNKLLDSGKGGLYNIFRNCALAVLNCGSTIDDGKELLERFTAFDINIMQRERGIKLEIKGAPAIAFVDGKMIKGIHEHLFAVLRDIVFVSNEVTDNPKFDLARSEGITDAVFHILRNANVLQPQLNPNLVVCWGGHSINRAEYNYSKEVGYQMGLRALDICTGCGPGAMKGPMKGATIGHAKQRFGAGRYLGITEPGIIAAESPNPIVNDLVIMPDIEKRLEAFVRTGHGIVVFPGGAGTAEEILYILGILLHPDNEDLPFPLIFTGPESSREYFVQINDFIGRTLGEKAQQRYKIIVDDPELVAKEMVEGIKLVREFRKARSDAYYFNWALKIDEEFQRPFTPTHENMRNLSLHKNQPTHLLAAQLRRAFSGVVAGNVKDEGIRAIEKYGHFEIHGDAEIMGPMDALLASFVAQSRMKLAGKAYTPCYRIVQ
- the prfB gene encoding peptide chain release factor 2 (programmed frameshift): MEAERINSLSALLADLTTREAELRRYLDFDKKSEKLEQLNAELEDPAVWNDPKRAQDMGREKKALEGVVMTLIKADNDLRDMNDLFAMAKEEGDGDTLESVAGDVSEIQKVIELMEFRRMFNNPMDPNNCFIDIQAGAGGTEAQDWASMLLRQYVRYCERKGFKVEIMEQSDGEVAGIKTATLKIEGEYAYGHLRTETGVHRLVRKSPFDSANGRHTSFTSLFVYPEVDDSIEIEINPADLRIDTYRASGAGGQHINKTDSAVRLTHGPSGIVVQCQNDRSQHRNKAEAMEMLKAKLFEQELRKRMSEQQKLEDSKTDVGWGHQIRSYVLDQSRIKDLRTGFETGNTKNVLDGDLDDFISASLKQGV
- a CDS encoding ATP-binding protein, with translation MNTHQQAAHLVFGPTAAGKSTFARKLAAETNGVRFAIDEWMLAMFGSDAPKTMDMAWVMPRVARCQTQIWSVAEQILGTGTDVVLELGLLRKSDRSAIKAKVEQAGYTAVFHFVDADLETRRERVLRRNAEKGATYSFEVTPVMFEAMESYFERPADGELSGFVAR
- a CDS encoding HAD family phosphatase, giving the protein MNQTVRAFVFDMDGTIVDNMAFHTQSWLAFFARRGREVDADEFFRTTAGRQGGEIMRSYLGEHLSHEEVALLSHEKEELYRELYAPHLATVSGFDALIGTARADGVKLAVASAAPPSNIDFTLDGLDLRHRFDTVVCAADVERGKPHPDGFLLAAQRCGAAPEHCIVFEDAPLGVEAARRAGMRAVVLTTTLPAEAFAEFDNVICIARDFSELNIAELFASSPATN
- the lysS gene encoding lysine--tRNA ligase, which codes for MTTEIQEQAAGPDDNKIIAERRAKLAAIRAQGVAFPNDFVPQHKAADLHLQYGEKTREELEANPVTVVLAGRMMLKREAGKKAAFATLQDSSGAKCDGRIQIYATMDLTGEAAMEALHHYDLGDILGVSGTLFKTKTDELTIKVTELRLITKSLRPLPDKFHGLADQETKYRQRYVDLIMNEETRRTFKARTAAMSSIRRFMEKNDFMEVETPMLHPIPGGAAAKPFITHHNALDMQMYLRIAPELYLKRLVVGGFDRVFEINRNFRNEGVSVRHNPEFTMMEFYAAYTDYKWLMDFTEAVIRQAAVDAHGSAVLTYGGRELDLSKPFHRLTIVGAINKYAPHYTEAQLNDMGFLKAELLKFGVKPFATAGLGALQLALFEETAEAQLWEPTYIIDYPVEVSPLARASDTRPGVTERFELFMVGREIANGFSELNDAEDQSARFLSQVEAKDAGDEEAMYYDADYIRALEYGMPPAGGCGIGIDRLMMLLTDSPNIRDVLLFPHLRRED